A single genomic interval of Noviherbaspirillum cavernae harbors:
- a CDS encoding AAA family ATPase has translation MNIEELCICNWRSIKNLEIKFQDLMIFIGQNNHGKSNVLSALLFFFGEIKPHDLDFNHGSEELYVETTFSDLDENDKRTFKKYLTSDNKLKVRKTAFAGGSFEYKGYIQNPVEEWLQEASASEYAKREVAKTLPFYPYLPPEGRLTKQEVIDAQKKYIEDNKEAVELRFQMEETNFLGLKSVAKGIFGDVYFIPAIRDASDDFSSKEASAFGKLYTNIIDSLSSTNPEWKETKNKLSTLFGALNRLDCDGKDNKNRPKELEDFERALGDELKSWSAEIDVEVTPPNIEEVFRANTQVWVNDGVRTDIKRKGHGLQRALTFALIKVVSDTLKRERSADSGGEETSGSRMVSASTYFILEEPELYLHPQAQRALFDSLVALSESKNQVMLCTHSSALIDVEKYKSICIVKKDDENIGTKVCQCSEDLFTGDKKKDFNLSYWINPDRSELFFARRVILVEGPTDKTIIPLLAKRLGVFRYDYTLVDCGSKNNIPLYCQLLNKFRIPYLAVYDKDHQASKGAADIATADISSARIEGAIDPTVGSTLQFVNDIEEEIGILAGDKNKPYAALTHVSSADFALPLSLQTKVQTIFQ, from the coding sequence ATGAACATAGAAGAACTTTGCATATGCAATTGGCGATCAATTAAGAACTTGGAAATCAAGTTCCAAGATTTAATGATCTTTATCGGGCAAAACAATCATGGGAAATCAAACGTCCTTTCAGCCCTGCTGTTCTTCTTCGGTGAAATAAAGCCGCACGATCTGGATTTCAATCACGGCTCAGAAGAACTTTACGTAGAAACCACGTTTTCTGATCTCGATGAAAACGACAAAAGGACGTTCAAAAAGTACCTTACCTCAGACAACAAGCTCAAGGTTCGGAAAACTGCCTTTGCAGGTGGAAGTTTTGAGTACAAGGGCTATATTCAGAACCCGGTCGAAGAGTGGCTTCAGGAAGCCAGTGCGTCGGAATACGCAAAGCGAGAGGTCGCGAAAACTTTGCCCTTCTACCCCTATCTCCCGCCAGAGGGGCGCTTGACGAAACAAGAGGTCATCGATGCCCAGAAAAAGTACATCGAGGACAACAAGGAGGCGGTGGAGCTTCGGTTTCAAATGGAAGAAACCAACTTTCTCGGGCTAAAGTCAGTAGCAAAGGGAATATTTGGCGATGTGTACTTCATTCCCGCCATAAGGGACGCTTCGGACGATTTTTCGTCCAAGGAGGCGAGCGCCTTCGGAAAGCTGTACACGAATATTATTGATTCGTTATCATCGACCAACCCGGAATGGAAAGAAACGAAGAACAAACTCTCCACTCTTTTCGGCGCGTTGAATCGTCTAGATTGCGACGGGAAGGATAATAAGAATCGTCCTAAAGAACTGGAGGACTTTGAACGCGCACTAGGTGATGAATTGAAATCGTGGAGCGCGGAAATTGACGTTGAAGTGACTCCCCCGAACATTGAAGAAGTGTTCAGAGCAAATACCCAAGTTTGGGTAAACGACGGTGTCAGAACAGATATCAAGCGTAAAGGTCATGGCCTGCAAAGAGCACTTACGTTTGCTCTGATAAAAGTAGTTTCGGATACTTTGAAGAGGGAGCGAAGCGCCGATTCAGGCGGAGAGGAAACCTCCGGTAGCCGAATGGTATCGGCTTCGACCTACTTCATCCTGGAAGAACCCGAGCTTTATCTGCATCCTCAAGCGCAACGCGCATTATTCGACTCCTTAGTTGCCCTCTCCGAATCGAAAAATCAGGTAATGCTTTGCACCCACTCCAGCGCTCTGATCGACGTGGAAAAATACAAGTCAATTTGTATTGTGAAGAAGGATGATGAAAATATCGGCACGAAGGTATGCCAATGCAGTGAAGACCTATTCACCGGAGACAAAAAGAAGGATTTTAATTTATCCTACTGGATTAACCCGGACAGAAGCGAGCTGTTCTTTGCACGCCGCGTGATTCTTGTGGAAGGACCAACCGATAAAACGATTATCCCATTGCTGGCGAAGCGGTTAGGCGTGTTCAGGTACGACTATACTCTGGTTGACTGCGGATCAAAAAACAACATACCCCTGTACTGCCAGCTACTCAACAAATTCCGCATTCCCTATCTGGCAGTTTATGACAAAGACCATCAAGCCAGTAAAGGGGCGGCCGATATTGCGACAGCAGACATAAGCAGTGCTCGTATTGAAGGCGCAATTGATCCCACTGTCGGTTCGACCCTACAATTTGTGAATGATATCGAGGAAGAAATCGGGATACTGGCCGGCGACAAAAATAAGCCATACGCCGCGCTCACGCACGTATCCTCAGCGGATTTTGCGCTTCCCCTTTCACTTCAGACAAAGGTTCAGACTATTTTTCAGTAA
- a CDS encoding Bug family tripartite tricarboxylate transporter substrate binding protein, whose product MLCRLLFAAMAIFASASAAHADAWPSRPIRFVVAGPAGSSLDVIARSVSDKLRERLGQPLIVENVAGASGTIATAQVAKAAPDGYTMLMSYNGPLASTQFLTRLRYDPQKDLVPVIQTSSQPNILAVNAGIPATNVRELIAHARSHPGKLNYASVGNGSSSHLAMEYFKMLTGTDIVHVPYNGAPPAALSIAAGDTQMLFTVPTAVMPQLSSGRIRALAVSSATRFPLLPDIPTLAESGLPVFEALAWNGVLVPAGTPDEIVQRLNREIDAALKMADVKSRLRNAGLEPVGGTAGKFRKYIEEETKKWAEIIRKTGARLD is encoded by the coding sequence ATGTTGTGTCGATTGCTGTTTGCCGCCATGGCGATATTCGCCAGCGCGAGTGCCGCGCACGCCGATGCATGGCCATCCCGCCCGATCCGCTTTGTCGTTGCCGGTCCCGCCGGCTCATCGCTCGACGTCATTGCACGCAGCGTCAGCGACAAGTTGCGAGAAAGGCTCGGCCAGCCCTTGATTGTCGAAAACGTCGCCGGAGCTTCAGGCACCATCGCCACTGCCCAGGTCGCCAAAGCTGCACCTGATGGATACACGATGCTGATGTCGTACAACGGACCACTCGCCTCCACGCAATTCCTGACCAGACTGCGCTACGATCCACAGAAGGATCTTGTCCCGGTCATTCAAACAAGCTCACAACCGAACATACTCGCCGTGAACGCCGGCATCCCGGCAACGAACGTTCGCGAGTTGATTGCCCATGCACGATCCCATCCCGGCAAGCTCAATTACGCCTCGGTCGGCAATGGTTCCTCCTCCCACCTCGCCATGGAGTACTTCAAGATGCTCACCGGCACCGACATCGTTCACGTTCCATACAACGGCGCGCCGCCGGCCGCATTGTCGATCGCAGCCGGCGACACGCAGATGCTGTTCACCGTACCTACCGCCGTGATGCCGCAACTGAGCAGCGGGAGAATCCGTGCCCTTGCCGTCAGCAGCGCGACCCGCTTTCCCCTTCTGCCCGATATCCCAACGCTTGCCGAATCGGGCCTGCCGGTTTTCGAGGCGCTTGCATGGAACGGCGTTCTGGTCCCGGCAGGGACGCCGGACGAAATCGTGCAACGTCTGAATCGCGAGATCGACGCCGCCCTGAAAATGGCGGACGTCAAATCACGCCTTCGCAATGCCGGGCTCGAACCGGTTGGAGGTACAGCCGGAAAATTCAGAAAATATATCGAAGAGGAAACCAAAAAATGGGCGGAAATCATCAGGAAGACCGGCGCAAGACTGGATTGA
- a CDS encoding M14 family metallopeptidase: MPIKISHQFDAGAIEVLRADSAATIDLRLRKDSHAEFAQWFYFRLQGARDQACTVRILNACEATYPDGWKNYQAVASYDRENWFRVPTAYDGQALTIAHTPEKDSVYYAYFEPYSWERHLRLIARAESSPLARVHDLGSTIDGRDLNLLTIGNPSAARKIWVIARQHPGESMAEWFVEGMVEALLDQANPIARRLLECAVFHIVPNMNPDGAVRGNLRTNAAGANLNREWVSPSLERSPEVLLVRKRIHETGCDMFFDIHGDESLPYVFVAGCEMLEGFSPEQAAEQQAFIAHFRNASPDFQTVHGYEPGKYREDMLQLASKYIGHTFKCISLTLEMPFKDNADLSDARTGWSGARSAKLGEAMLQPILRSIK; the protein is encoded by the coding sequence ATGCCTATCAAGATCAGTCATCAATTCGACGCCGGTGCGATTGAGGTCCTGCGCGCTGACAGCGCGGCGACAATCGACCTGCGTTTGCGCAAGGATTCGCATGCCGAATTCGCACAATGGTTTTATTTCAGGCTCCAAGGCGCACGGGACCAAGCGTGCACAGTGCGCATACTCAATGCTTGCGAGGCGACCTATCCGGATGGATGGAAGAACTATCAGGCAGTTGCAAGCTATGACCGTGAAAACTGGTTTCGCGTGCCGACGGCGTATGACGGCCAAGCGTTGACGATTGCGCATACGCCGGAAAAAGACAGCGTGTATTACGCCTATTTCGAACCGTATTCCTGGGAGCGGCACTTGCGGCTGATTGCACGCGCTGAATCGTCGCCGCTGGCACGCGTGCATGATCTTGGCAGCACGATAGACGGGCGCGATTTGAATCTGCTGACCATCGGCAATCCGTCAGCCGCGAGAAAAATCTGGGTCATCGCGCGCCAGCATCCGGGCGAAAGCATGGCGGAATGGTTTGTCGAGGGAATGGTCGAGGCGTTGCTGGATCAGGCCAATCCGATTGCGCGCCGACTGCTTGAGTGCGCAGTGTTCCATATCGTCCCGAACATGAATCCCGACGGCGCCGTGCGCGGCAATTTGCGCACGAACGCGGCGGGCGCGAACCTCAATCGTGAATGGGTATCGCCGTCGCTTGAAAGAAGCCCGGAAGTGCTGCTGGTGCGAAAGCGGATTCACGAAACCGGCTGCGATATGTTCTTCGATATTCACGGCGATGAAAGCCTGCCGTATGTATTCGTCGCCGGCTGTGAAATGCTGGAAGGATTCAGCCCCGAGCAGGCGGCGGAACAGCAGGCTTTCATCGCGCATTTCAGAAACGCCAGCCCGGATTTTCAGACTGTGCATGGCTACGAACCCGGTAAGTACCGGGAGGACATGCTGCAGCTGGCGTCCAAATACATCGGCCATACGTTCAAGTGCATATCGCTCACTCTGGAAATGCCGTTCAAGGACAACGCGGACTTGTCGGATGCGCGGACGGGATGGAGCGGCGCGCGCAGCGCGAAGCTGGGGGAAGCCATGCTGCAGCCCATCCTCCGATCCATCAAATAG
- a CDS encoding CYTH domain-containing protein: MGVEIERKFLVRDDRWRTLGQGILLRQGYLSSHPDRVVRVRIEGDEATLTIKGRTQGATRSEWEYPIPMTDARELLGDLCERPIIEKYRYRIQHNGMTWELDEFLGDNAGLVVAEIELEREEQSFSKPDWLGVEVTGDARYYNANLLRHPYTQW, from the coding sequence ATGGGTGTTGAAATCGAGCGGAAATTTCTTGTCCGTGATGACCGCTGGCGGACCCTGGGGCAGGGGATATTGCTGCGACAAGGTTACCTGTCGTCGCACCCGGATCGTGTCGTGCGCGTGCGCATCGAGGGTGATGAGGCGACGCTGACAATAAAAGGGCGTACGCAGGGAGCGACCAGGTCGGAATGGGAGTATCCGATCCCGATGACAGATGCCCGCGAACTTCTCGGCGACTTGTGCGAGCGGCCGATCATCGAGAAATACCGCTATCGCATTCAACACAACGGCATGACGTGGGAGCTCGATGAATTCCTCGGCGATAACGCGGGTCTGGTGGTGGCGGAGATCGAACTGGAGCGCGAGGAGCAATCCTTCTCGAAACCGGATTGGCTGGGCGTGGAAGTGACCGGCGATGCGCGCTACTACAACGCCAATCTTCTGCGTCATCCCTATACCCAATGGTGA
- a CDS encoding DUF2863 family protein — protein sequence MRRPSKNSSHRLSGDSQKLVNAAQGLMQSSSRLEERVWERNLDALLRKLLKTGHQETVDAALDHLFKSDLSAYETLMEAAEAGSESCHIEHDDGHYDALLIAAPILAWTRFSIASGTIPTDVQTALSAHLHAHLLSSNARLAMAPTLFAIDQLPHSHAETLAMTQRMAQAALKDTPLRPLTNPPETAPFLADTRYVLAVVVVRAGEPLFLWQETANPADRERAASHWRAQAMPNIMRLLPGCNVELLLPEAYHIACREADKFIRPASIRAAVHYLTNTLATDPQELRAIIGSFSEEPVSGRIDEYRISFTLRHSPEVIYGVVWPLYGQEDEDEADRATIAEALSSVEDALSDQPRTPSEEILALLRESGIVHIKRHSERFPLEFCDDCGSPLYPDPDADLVHAEMPEDVPSGTGHFH from the coding sequence ATGCGCCGTCCATCCAAAAACTCTTCCCACAGACTCTCCGGCGACAGCCAGAAACTAGTCAATGCAGCCCAAGGGCTGATGCAATCCTCCAGCCGCCTGGAAGAGCGCGTGTGGGAACGCAACCTCGATGCACTGCTTCGCAAATTGCTGAAGACCGGCCATCAGGAAACGGTGGATGCTGCGCTCGACCATCTGTTCAAGAGCGATCTGAGCGCCTATGAAACCTTGATGGAAGCTGCGGAAGCCGGCAGCGAATCCTGTCATATCGAGCATGATGACGGGCACTATGATGCCTTGCTGATTGCAGCACCGATTCTCGCCTGGACACGCTTTTCCATCGCATCCGGGACGATCCCGACCGACGTGCAGACAGCGCTTTCCGCGCATTTGCATGCACATTTGCTGTCATCCAATGCGCGTTTGGCAATGGCACCGACCTTGTTTGCAATTGACCAGTTGCCGCACAGCCATGCGGAAACGTTGGCAATGACGCAACGCATGGCACAGGCAGCCCTCAAGGACACGCCTCTGCGTCCGTTGACCAATCCGCCCGAAACCGCGCCCTTCCTGGCTGACACGCGCTATGTGCTAGCCGTTGTCGTCGTGCGCGCTGGCGAGCCATTATTTCTCTGGCAAGAAACCGCGAATCCTGCCGACCGCGAACGCGCGGCGTCACACTGGCGCGCTCAGGCAATGCCCAACATCATGCGATTGCTGCCGGGCTGCAACGTGGAATTGCTGTTGCCGGAGGCATATCACATCGCCTGTCGTGAAGCGGACAAGTTTATTCGCCCGGCGTCGATCCGCGCGGCGGTCCATTACCTGACGAATACGCTCGCTACCGACCCGCAAGAGCTGCGTGCAATCATCGGCAGCTTCAGCGAGGAGCCGGTCAGCGGCCGCATTGACGAATATCGGATCAGCTTTACCTTGCGCCACAGCCCGGAAGTGATCTATGGCGTCGTGTGGCCGCTGTATGGACAAGAAGATGAGGATGAGGCCGATCGCGCAACTATTGCAGAAGCATTGAGCAGTGTCGAAGATGCATTGAGCGACCAGCCCCGCACACCGAGCGAAGAAATCCTTGCACTACTGCGGGAAAGCGGAATCGTGCATATCAAGCGGCACAGCGAACGCTTTCCACTGGAATTCTGCGACGATTGCGGCTCCCCCTTGTATCCGGATCCCGACGCCGACCTGGTTCACGCCGAAATGCCGGAGGATGTGCCGTCGGGGACCGGGCACTTCCACTGA